In the genome of Bacteroidales bacterium, one region contains:
- the malQ gene encoding 4-alpha-glucanotransferase, giving the protein MEERKSGILLHITSLPGKYGIGTFGEEACRFVDFLSETKQTYWQILPLGHTGFGNSPYSSYSAFAGNPLLIDVEALPFHENNLQYACSNKVDFEKVKKEKLPLLYEIADIFLKSDIDKTAFEKFKKEQNFWLFDYAFFIALKELHGEEPLSTFQENIKFRRKTTLETYQRNLKSRIEQNQVIQYFFFRQWFKLKSYANEKGIKIIGDIPFYVAGDSADVWVNSEIFMLNDNLTPIKVAGVPPDYFSETGQLWGNPVYDWENSKKTNYKWWKERMKMNLKMFDVVRIDHFRAFSEFWAVPFGNDTAQNGEWLPGPENKFLDEILKEKERIIAEDLGNLSEGAKELLKQYKLPGMKILQFAFNSGASNPFLPHNYDKNCIVYTGTHDNDTSLGVFEDYQEYEVDFLKDYCNFTNENFAHLLMKIIWASVAKIAIAPLQDLLQQGKEHRINIPGTIGNNWEYRFEFEQIKTEHKEFLRRITEIYGRSN; this is encoded by the coding sequence ATGGAAGAAAGAAAAAGCGGAATATTACTGCATATTACTTCTTTACCGGGAAAATACGGAATAGGAACTTTCGGAGAAGAAGCATGCAGGTTTGTAGATTTTCTTTCGGAAACCAAACAAACATATTGGCAAATTTTACCTTTGGGGCATACCGGTTTCGGGAATTCTCCTTACTCTTCTTATTCGGCTTTTGCCGGAAACCCTTTGCTTATTGATGTTGAGGCTTTACCTTTTCATGAAAATAACTTACAATATGCTTGTTCGAATAAGGTTGATTTTGAAAAAGTTAAAAAAGAGAAACTTCCGCTGTTATATGAAATTGCAGATATATTTTTAAAGTCTGATATAGATAAAACTGCTTTTGAAAAATTCAAGAAAGAACAAAATTTTTGGCTTTTTGATTATGCTTTTTTTATTGCGTTGAAAGAATTACACGGAGAAGAACCTTTATCAACATTTCAAGAAAACATCAAATTCAGAAGAAAAACAACATTGGAAACCTACCAACGTAATTTAAAGAGTCGGATAGAACAAAACCAAGTAATACAATATTTTTTCTTTAGGCAATGGTTTAAATTGAAAAGCTATGCAAATGAAAAAGGTATAAAAATTATCGGAGATATTCCTTTTTATGTTGCAGGCGATAGTGCGGATGTGTGGGTAAATTCTGAGATTTTTATGCTAAATGATAACTTAACACCGATTAAAGTTGCAGGAGTGCCACCCGATTATTTTTCAGAAACCGGGCAGCTTTGGGGAAACCCTGTTTATGATTGGGAAAATTCAAAAAAAACAAATTATAAATGGTGGAAAGAACGTATGAAAATGAATTTGAAGATGTTTGATGTTGTTCGCATTGACCATTTTAGAGCATTTTCAGAATTTTGGGCCGTTCCTTTCGGTAATGATACTGCACAAAACGGTGAGTGGTTGCCGGGACCCGAAAATAAATTTTTAGACGAAATTCTTAAAGAAAAAGAAAGAATTATAGCGGAAGACCTTGGAAACTTATCGGAAGGAGCAAAAGAACTGTTGAAACAATACAAACTTCCGGGTATGAAAATTTTACAGTTTGCTTTTAACTCCGGAGCATCAAATCCGTTTTTACCGCACAACTACGACAAAAATTGCATAGTTTATACAGGAACACATGATAATGACACAAGTTTAGGTGTTTTTGAAGATTATCAAGAATACGAAGTTGATTTTTTAAAAGATTATTGTAATTTTACAAATGAAAATTTTGCTCATTTGCTAATGAAAATAATTTGGGCATCGGTTGCAAAAATTGCAATAGCACCATTGCAAGACTTGTTACAACAAGGAAAAGAACACAGAATTAATATTCCCGGAACGATAGGAAATAACTGGGAGTATCGTTTTGAATTTGAACAAATAAAGACTGAACACAAGGAATTTTTAAGAAGAATAACTGAAATTTACGGAAGAAGCAATTAA